A genomic region of Blattabacterium cuenoti contains the following coding sequences:
- a CDS encoding isoprenyl transferase translates to MKKLLKKIDYNNIPHHVAIIMDGNGRWAEQRGKMRTFGHEKAIQSVKDTINGCKELGIPYITLYVFSSENWNRPKQEIDDLMHLFYKNLKINFEEIHEKNVKILIIGEVERFSEMIQKELFFFMKKTKYNTSGTLILALSYSAREEILRATKNIAEKIYNGLFSIKDINYSFFQNHLYTKNLPDVDLIIRTSGEQRISNFLLWQSAYAELYFTNILWPDFRKKDFFEAIINYQKRKRRFGNVE, encoded by the coding sequence ATGAAAAAATTATTAAAAAAAATAGACTATAATAATATTCCTCATCATGTAGCTATTATTATGGATGGAAATGGTCGTTGGGCTGAACAAAGAGGTAAAATGAGAACATTTGGTCATGAAAAAGCGATTCAGTCTGTAAAAGATACTATAAATGGATGTAAAGAGCTAGGAATACCTTATATAACTTTATATGTATTTTCTTCAGAAAATTGGAATAGACCTAAACAGGAAATAGATGATTTAATGCATTTATTTTATAAAAATTTAAAAATTAATTTTGAAGAAATTCATGAAAAAAATGTTAAAATTCTTATTATAGGAGAAGTCGAAAGATTTTCTGAAATGATTCAAAAAGAACTATTTTTTTTCATGAAAAAAACAAAATATAATACATCTGGAACTTTGATTTTAGCATTGAGTTATAGTGCTAGAGAAGAAATTTTAAGAGCAACAAAAAATATTGCTGAAAAAATATACAACGGTTTGTTTTCGATAAAAGATATAAATTATTCTTTTTTTCAAAATCATTTATATACTAAAAATTTACCAGATGTAGATTTAATTATTAGAACAAGTGGAGAACAACGTATTAGCAATTTTTTACTTTGGCAATCTGCTTATGCCGAACTATATTTTACAAATATTTTATGGCCTGATTTTCGGAAAAAAGATTTTTTCGAAGCTATAATAAACTATCAAAAAAGAAAACGTCGTTTTGGAAACGTAGAATAA
- a CDS encoding BamA/OMP85 family outer membrane protein: MKQNLFINSIFYLFIIIMQIQQVYSFSVKNENNFITNNKNTSFIVREIHITGKTKYDNRFISELSGIFPGELIDVDGIKTDNAVKKLWKSNLFKNISIYKKNLYNNENEIDLFFELEDLEEIHEIKITGIKKDQFSDIIKRIKIGNKNSGDLIQTVKNDIQEYYTKKGYHEIDITSEIKKEGDKKNVLCLYINKRKKIKIEEILFDGNQTILYKELLDLMNKTKKNFLSLIYRIEKPLFIEENIKKNLKNIINKYKSMGFIDIKVFLDSIWKKQSGNYGIKIKIIEGKKYYLGNVSILGNKKLKTDFLNKILFYKKGNVYNQIGIKKNILNPSYTNSILYAYLNLGYLFVDISFMEKIILDNKIDLEIKIKENQPVYINQVIILGNSITKDHVIRRELQTYPGDLFSIYKIKYSLLHLENLNLFKKVYYEIKKTKKNGLIDIEWHVIEKNTNEFQFYGGFGGKDFRKIIGNFKLNFGNFSIKNIFKWNLWNPIPQGDGQKLIIHSQLGKDFKSYGFSFTEPWIERKSSTSLTFKSQYLIQKIKNEEDLDFLYQIYKNTKISHEEKHFLEKIGVSVDLNKSLTFLDPYSKILMSIDYEKFIYKKEISSNLYQKRKFNNLSYLISLQRFSTIPDIIFPFQGSRIQFHSMFTFPYSVIFNKNENKEWMEYFKLKIIFFWYHKIIENMILKAGGELGCLGRYNDSKELFSFQKFYIGGVKNNLSGSKLHDKDYIPLRGYSSKDQILNNGGTIYNKFILEMRYLIKNLSNLKLWTTCFIEGGNVNNSYKKFNPLILNKSFGFGIRLFWTPIGVLGVDFGYPIDNDIVHGFKKSKGKIHFIIGKDL; encoded by the coding sequence ATGAAACAAAATCTCTTTATAAATAGCATTTTTTATTTATTTATAATAATAATGCAAATACAACAAGTATACTCATTTTCTGTTAAAAATGAGAATAATTTTATTACAAATAATAAGAATACTTCTTTCATTGTGAGAGAAATACATATTACAGGAAAAACTAAATATGATAATCGTTTTATTTCTGAATTATCAGGTATTTTTCCAGGAGAACTAATTGATGTTGATGGAATAAAAACGGATAATGCTGTAAAAAAGTTGTGGAAAAGTAATCTTTTTAAAAATATATCCATTTATAAAAAAAATTTATATAACAATGAAAATGAAATTGATTTATTTTTTGAATTAGAAGATTTAGAAGAAATTCATGAAATAAAAATAACAGGAATTAAAAAAGATCAATTTTCTGATATTATAAAAAGAATTAAAATAGGAAATAAGAATTCTGGTGATTTGATACAAACTGTAAAAAATGATATCCAAGAATATTATACAAAAAAAGGATATCATGAAATAGATATAACAAGTGAAATAAAGAAGGAAGGGGATAAGAAAAACGTATTATGTTTGTATATAAATAAAAGAAAAAAAATTAAAATAGAAGAAATATTATTTGATGGGAATCAAACAATTCTATATAAAGAATTACTTGATCTAATGAATAAAACTAAAAAAAATTTTTTATCTCTAATTTATAGAATTGAAAAACCTCTTTTTATTGAAGAAAATATAAAAAAAAACTTAAAAAATATTATTAATAAATATAAATCGATGGGATTTATTGATATTAAAGTATTTTTAGATTCGATATGGAAAAAACAATCCGGAAATTATGGAATAAAGATAAAAATAATAGAAGGGAAAAAATATTATTTAGGAAACGTTAGTATCTTAGGGAATAAAAAATTAAAAACAGATTTTTTAAATAAAATTTTATTTTATAAAAAAGGAAACGTGTATAATCAAATTGGAATTAAAAAAAATATTTTAAATCCTTCTTATACTAATAGTATTTTGTATGCCTATTTAAATTTAGGTTACTTATTTGTTGATATTTCTTTTATGGAAAAAATCATTTTAGATAATAAAATAGATTTGGAAATTAAAATTAAGGAAAATCAACCAGTTTATATAAATCAAGTGATAATATTAGGAAATTCAATAACTAAGGATCATGTCATCAGAAGAGAATTACAAACTTATCCTGGAGATCTTTTTTCTATTTATAAAATAAAATATAGTTTATTGCATTTAGAAAATTTAAATCTTTTTAAGAAAGTATATTATGAAATTAAAAAAACTAAAAAAAATGGATTGATAGATATAGAATGGCATGTTATAGAAAAAAATACAAATGAATTTCAATTTTATGGAGGATTTGGAGGAAAAGATTTTAGAAAAATTATTGGAAATTTTAAGTTAAATTTTGGAAATTTTTCTATTAAAAATATTTTTAAGTGGAATTTATGGAATCCTATCCCTCAAGGAGACGGACAGAAATTAATTATTCATAGTCAATTAGGAAAAGATTTTAAATCTTATGGTTTTTCTTTTACAGAACCCTGGATAGAGAGAAAATCTTCTACTTCTCTTACTTTTAAAAGTCAATACTTAATCCAAAAAATAAAAAACGAAGAAGATTTAGATTTTTTGTATCAAATATATAAAAATACTAAAATATCACATGAAGAAAAGCATTTTTTAGAAAAAATAGGGGTTTCTGTTGATTTAAATAAGTCTTTAACTTTTTTAGATCCTTATTCAAAAATTTTAATGTCTATAGATTACGAAAAATTTATTTATAAAAAAGAAATATCTTCTAATTTATATCAAAAACGTAAATTCAATAATCTCAGTTATTTAATTTCATTACAAAGATTTTCAACAATTCCCGATATCATTTTTCCATTTCAAGGATCCAGAATACAATTTCATAGTATGTTTACTTTTCCATATTCCGTAATTTTTAATAAAAATGAAAATAAGGAATGGATGGAGTATTTTAAATTAAAAATAATTTTCTTTTGGTATCATAAAATTATAGAGAACATGATCTTGAAAGCAGGAGGAGAATTAGGTTGTTTGGGACGATACAATGATTCAAAAGAATTGTTTTCGTTTCAAAAATTTTATATAGGAGGAGTGAAGAATAATTTATCAGGATCAAAATTACATGATAAAGATTATATTCCATTAAGAGGATATTCTTCTAAAGATCAGATATTAAATAATGGTGGAACAATTTATAATAAATTCATTTTGGAAATGCGTTATTTAATTAAGAACTTATCAAATTTAAAACTTTGGACTACTTGTTTTATAGAAGGAGGAAATGTCAATAATTCTTACAAAAAATTTAATCCATTAATTCTAAATAAATCTTTTGGATTTGGAATTCGTTTATTTTGGACTCCAATAGGTGTTTTAGGAGTAGATTTTGGATATCCTATAGATAATGATATAGTTCATGGTTTTAAAAAATCAAAAGGGAAAATACATTTTATAATAGGAAAAGATTTGTAA
- a CDS encoding mevalonate kinase family protein → MKESLFPAKILLFGEYGILKNYSGLSIPHNIYKGTLKIHSELNKDILCSNYEIKKFYNFLSILEKKKRILTKLDLNKLHQDIQKGIFFHSNIPQGYGVGSSGALVAAIYDKYAKNKLKGSFKHNIIILKKIFSQMESFFHGKSSGIDPLICYLNKPLLIRSKTDISIIGIPKKNEGKGAVFLLNSGAPSKSDTMIKFFLNKLKHDKFQKILFVEFIKYNEKCIEAFLKEDFKILFTNVKLLSTLIFNHFRFMISKNFWKIWKNGIFNNIYYLKLCGSGGGGFILGFTQNYNLSRIKLKKYTMEVLFRF, encoded by the coding sequence ATGAAAGAATCTTTGTTCCCGGCAAAAATATTGTTATTTGGAGAATATGGAATTTTGAAAAATTATAGTGGACTTTCTATTCCTCATAATATTTATAAAGGAACTTTAAAAATCCATTCCGAATTGAATAAAGATATTTTATGTTCCAATTATGAGATTAAGAAATTTTATAATTTTTTATCCATTTTAGAAAAAAAAAAACGAATTTTAACAAAATTGGATTTAAATAAATTACATCAAGATATACAAAAGGGAATATTTTTTCATTCAAATATTCCTCAGGGATATGGAGTGGGAAGCTCTGGAGCATTAGTAGCTGCTATTTATGATAAATACGCAAAAAATAAATTAAAAGGATCTTTTAAACACAATATTATAATATTAAAAAAAATATTCAGTCAAATGGAATCTTTTTTTCATGGAAAAAGTTCCGGAATAGATCCTTTAATCTGTTATTTAAATAAACCTTTACTCATTCGATCTAAAACAGATATTTCTATAATAGGGATTCCAAAAAAAAATGAAGGAAAAGGAGCAGTATTTTTGTTAAACTCTGGAGCCCCTAGTAAATCTGATACTATGATAAAATTTTTTTTAAATAAACTAAAACATGATAAATTTCAAAAAATTTTATTTGTAGAATTTATAAAATATAATGAGAAATGTATTGAAGCTTTTTTAAAAGAAGATTTTAAAATTTTATTTACAAATGTAAAACTATTATCTACTTTGATTTTTAATCATTTTCGATTTATGATATCCAAAAACTTTTGGAAAATATGGAAAAATGGAATATTCAATAATATTTATTATTTAAAATTGTGTGGGTCTGGAGGAGGTGGTTTTATTTTAGGTTTTACTCAAAATTATAACTTATCCAGAATCAAATTGAAGAAATACACAATGGAAGTCCTTTTTCGTTTTTAA
- a CDS encoding type II 3-dehydroquinate dehydratase has protein sequence MKVITIINGPNLNLLGIREPELYGNKNFLNYLNELKKKLYSNIKIIYYQNNSEGKIIDILHSVGFKSDGIILNAGAYTHTSIGIADAIKSISSPVIEVHISNIYSRESFRKKSFLSPVCNGTIFGFGLKSYELGIMSFCL, from the coding sequence ATGAAAGTAATTACCATTATTAATGGTCCTAATTTAAACCTTTTAGGAATTAGGGAACCTGAATTATACGGGAATAAAAATTTCTTAAACTATCTGAATGAATTAAAAAAAAAATTATATTCTAATATAAAAATTATTTATTATCAAAATAATAGTGAAGGAAAAATTATAGATATACTACATTCTGTAGGATTTAAATCGGATGGAATCATCCTTAACGCAGGGGCTTATACTCACACTTCTATAGGAATTGCTGATGCCATAAAATCTATTTCTTCTCCTGTTATAGAAGTTCATATTTCTAACATTTATTCCAGAGAATCTTTTAGAAAAAAATCATTTCTTTCTCCTGTTTGTAACGGAACAATTTTTGGATTTGGATTAAAATCTTATGAATTAGGAATAATGAGTTTTTGTTTATGA
- a CDS encoding pseudouridine synthase produces MHHKIRLNHYLSNAGISSRRKADQLIQSGAIEVNGKPVFKLGTVIHTNDIVKFHGSKIKSKNKIYILLNKPKGFITTTRQRDQLNRKTVMNLISCFPENRIFPVGRLDYSTTGVLLLTNDGNIAEKLTHPKYHIKKIYHVSLNKKIRNQDLDQIRKGKIYLKEGKVKVIFVNKKNAKNKIEIGLYIGWNKVIKRIFKKLNYKVIRLDRINFGGLTKKNLKIGNWCFLNKDKIENIIK; encoded by the coding sequence ATGCATCATAAAATTAGATTAAATCATTATTTATCCAATGCAGGAATTTCTTCTAGAAGAAAAGCGGATCAACTTATTCAATCTGGAGCAATAGAAGTGAATGGAAAACCTGTTTTCAAATTAGGAACTGTTATTCATACAAATGATATTGTTAAATTTCATGGATCAAAAATAAAATCTAAAAATAAAATTTATATATTACTCAATAAACCTAAAGGATTTATTACAACTACACGTCAACGAGATCAATTAAATAGAAAAACAGTAATGAATTTAATTTCCTGTTTTCCTGAAAATAGGATTTTTCCTGTAGGAAGATTAGATTATTCGACCACAGGAGTTTTACTCTTAACAAATGATGGGAATATAGCTGAAAAATTGACTCATCCTAAATATCATATAAAAAAAATATATCATGTATCATTAAATAAAAAAATTAGAAATCAAGATTTAGATCAAATAAGAAAAGGAAAAATTTACCTAAAAGAAGGAAAAGTAAAAGTCATTTTTGTAAATAAAAAAAACGCTAAAAATAAAATAGAAATAGGATTATATATAGGATGGAATAAAGTTATTAAACGAATTTTTAAAAAACTAAATTATAAAGTAATTCGATTAGATAGGATTAATTTTGGTGGACTTACTAAAAAAAATCTTAAAATAGGAAATTGGTGTTTTTTAAATAAAGACAAAATAGAAAATATTATTAAATAA
- a CDS encoding acyl carrier protein: MSDIASKVNALIVEKLSVEESDITPSASFTHDLGADSLDIVELIMEFEKEFNISISDEKAEKITTVGEAVQAIENLLMDKKNAEEKKTD; this comes from the coding sequence ATGTCTGATATAGCATCCAAAGTCAATGCTCTTATTGTAGAAAAATTAAGCGTAGAAGAAAGTGATATAACTCCTTCTGCTAGTTTTACCCATGATTTAGGAGCAGATTCCCTAGATATAGTAGAACTCATTATGGAGTTTGAAAAAGAGTTTAATATTAGTATTTCGGATGAAAAAGCTGAAAAAATAACAACAGTAGGTGAAGCCGTACAGGCTATAGAAAATCTTTTGATGGATAAAAAGAATGCAGAAGAAAAAAAAACTGATTAG
- a CDS encoding ribonuclease III family protein, producing the protein MLFENNTFFEKNDYSILVGKLIKILGFCPKDTKFLKEAFIYSFSTKKRNLNQNYSIYFQRLEFLGDAVLNSIISHFLYKKFPKKKEGELTQIRSKIVCRKNLNEISRKLTIADLFFDQSMISDNIFGNTLEALIGFICLEKGYKSCENFVYKKILHPHVNIKKLQNEIFSYKGWIIEWAQKNKLFINFKTFKENKNQNKIIYLSEFTISKSGIQTKGRGSSKKRSEEMAAKEAYFIVYKSIMKY; encoded by the coding sequence ATGTTATTTGAAAATAATACTTTTTTTGAAAAAAATGATTATTCTATCTTAGTTGGTAAATTGATAAAAATATTAGGCTTTTGTCCAAAAGATACCAAATTTTTAAAGGAAGCATTCATATATAGTTTTTCCACGAAAAAAAGGAATTTAAATCAAAATTATTCTATTTATTTTCAAAGATTAGAATTTTTGGGAGATGCTGTATTAAATTCTATTATATCACATTTTTTATATAAAAAATTTCCTAAAAAAAAAGAAGGGGAGTTAACTCAAATACGATCTAAAATAGTATGTAGAAAAAATCTAAATGAAATTTCTAGAAAATTAACGATTGCAGATCTTTTTTTCGATCAATCTATGATATCTGATAATATATTCGGAAATACCCTTGAAGCTTTAATAGGGTTTATTTGTTTAGAAAAAGGATATAAAAGTTGTGAAAATTTTGTATATAAAAAAATATTACATCCTCATGTCAATATAAAAAAATTGCAAAATGAAATTTTCAGTTATAAAGGATGGATTATAGAATGGGCTCAAAAAAATAAACTTTTCATAAATTTTAAAACTTTTAAAGAAAATAAAAATCAAAATAAAATTATTTATTTATCTGAATTTACAATATCAAAATCTGGAATTCAAACTAAAGGGAGAGGTTCTTCGAAGAAAAGATCAGAAGAAATGGCAGCTAAAGAAGCTTACTTTATTGTTTATAAATCAATAATGAAATACTAA
- the fabF gene encoding beta-ketoacyl-ACP synthase II, with the protein MEKLKKVVVTGIGSITPIGNTVEEYWGSLVNGKNGCAPITYFDTKKYKTKFACELKNYDPSIFFNKKERRKIDPCAQYGIVASEEAIKNSGIDFSKEKKEKIGVIWASGIGGLLNLEESISDYIHGGKYPRFSPFFIPKMLIDITAGFISMNYGLHGPNYATVSACASSSNAIVDAYHLICLGKADIMVTGGSEAAITQSGVGGFNALHALSTRNEDYKTASRPFDENRDGFVLGEGAGCLILEEYKHAKERGANIYAEIGGVGMSGDAYHITAPHPEGKGIILAMKSAIKDAKIKCNEVDHINSHGTSTRLGDIAEIKALEEVFHKNIHNININSTKSMTGHLLGAAGAIEAIASILPLTKGIIPPTINLFHIDKNINTKINLTPNKAIKKKVKISICNTFGFGGHNVSILFKK; encoded by the coding sequence ATGGAAAAACTTAAAAAAGTAGTAGTTACTGGGATTGGTTCTATTACTCCTATAGGAAATACTGTAGAAGAATATTGGGGTTCTCTTGTTAACGGAAAAAACGGTTGTGCCCCTATTACTTATTTCGATACTAAAAAATATAAGACTAAATTTGCTTGTGAACTAAAAAATTATGATCCAAGTATTTTTTTTAATAAAAAAGAAAGACGAAAAATAGATCCTTGTGCACAATATGGCATTGTTGCTTCTGAAGAGGCTATAAAAAATAGTGGAATCGATTTTTCAAAAGAAAAAAAAGAAAAAATAGGAGTGATTTGGGCTTCTGGAATTGGAGGCCTTTTAAATTTAGAAGAATCTATTTCAGATTATATACATGGAGGAAAATATCCTAGATTTAGTCCATTTTTCATTCCAAAAATGCTTATAGATATTACAGCTGGTTTTATTTCTATGAATTATGGTCTTCATGGTCCAAATTATGCTACAGTATCTGCTTGTGCTTCTTCTTCTAATGCAATTGTAGACGCTTATCACTTAATATGTTTAGGAAAAGCTGATATTATGGTTACTGGAGGATCTGAGGCTGCGATTACACAAAGTGGAGTAGGTGGTTTTAATGCTTTACATGCATTATCTACCAGAAATGAAGATTATAAAACTGCATCACGTCCTTTTGATGAAAATAGGGATGGGTTTGTATTAGGAGAAGGGGCAGGGTGTCTTATCCTTGAAGAATATAAACACGCTAAAGAAAGAGGAGCTAATATATATGCGGAAATAGGAGGAGTTGGAATGTCTGGAGATGCTTACCATATTACGGCTCCTCATCCAGAAGGAAAAGGAATTATTTTAGCTATGAAATCAGCTATTAAAGATGCAAAAATTAAATGTAATGAAGTTGATCATATTAATTCTCATGGAACATCTACTCGATTAGGAGATATTGCAGAAATAAAAGCACTTGAAGAAGTTTTTCATAAAAATATACACAATATTAATATTAATTCTACAAAATCAATGACTGGACATTTATTAGGTGCAGCTGGAGCAATAGAAGCAATAGCTTCTATTCTACCTTTAACAAAGGGAATAATACCTCCAACTATAAATTTATTCCATATAGATAAAAATATAAATACAAAAATTAATTTAACTCCAAATAAAGCGATCAAAAAAAAAGTAAAAATTAGTATATGCAATACTTTTGGTTTTGGAGGACATAATGTTTCTATTTTATTTAAAAAATAA
- the yihA gene encoding ribosome biogenesis GTP-binding protein YihA/YsxC, translating to MKIFSVKFKKSLKNINQLFIHNFPEYAFVGRSNVGKSSLINSIAQKKIAKVSSSPGRTQCINYFLINHKWYLVDLPGYGYSYVKKNKKKTQKLITDYIFYKKNIIVLFLLIDCRFLMQEIDLNFIQKLNDPKIHFYIVFTKTDKFKNHRVIDENILFCIDKIKQNGFPIMPIWFKVSVKNKYGINNLIRYIKKLNNFYQSHKQKLIIPNS from the coding sequence ATGAAAATTTTTTCTGTAAAATTTAAAAAAAGTTTAAAAAATATTAATCAATTATTCATTCATAATTTTCCTGAATATGCTTTTGTAGGACGATCTAATGTAGGAAAATCTAGTTTGATAAATAGTATAGCTCAAAAAAAAATAGCTAAAGTTTCTTCTTCTCCTGGAAGAACACAATGTATTAATTATTTTTTAATAAATCATAAATGGTATTTGGTCGATTTACCAGGTTATGGATATTCTTATGTAAAGAAAAATAAAAAAAAAACGCAAAAATTAATTACAGATTATATTTTTTACAAAAAAAATATTATTGTTTTATTTTTATTAATAGATTGTAGATTTCTTATGCAAGAAATAGATTTAAATTTTATACAAAAATTAAACGATCCAAAAATACATTTTTATATTGTATTCACAAAAACAGATAAATTTAAAAATCATAGAGTGATTGATGAAAATATTTTATTCTGTATTGATAAAATTAAACAAAATGGTTTTCCTATTATGCCTATATGGTTTAAAGTTTCCGTAAAAAATAAATATGGAATCAATAATTTAATTCGATATATCAAAAAATTAAACAATTTTTATCAATCTCATAAACAAAAACTCATTATTCCTAATTCATAA
- a CDS encoding NAD kinase: MKIAIYGQKFYEKNIPYLNQFIGYVSNHSIEIHIEKSFFNVLSSFKEFKNLDFPVFSHYKELAYKNFDLMFTFGGDGTILSAITLIRDSGIPIVGVNTGNLGFLATFNKDVFIKKIDQIFNRKFHIMPRSLLSLETSVKNYRKFFNFALNEIVILRKETVSMITIDAYIDDEFLTSYWADGLIISTPTGSTGYSLSCGGPIISPENKNFVLTPISPHNLFSRPLIISDHKKIYLKIHSRVKSYSLSMDTRLISLNQKNELSIKKAPFYIYIFQEGKNTYYKTLREKLLWGMDQRN; this comes from the coding sequence ATGAAAATAGCCATATATGGACAAAAATTTTACGAAAAAAATATACCATATTTAAATCAGTTCATAGGCTATGTATCTAATCATTCAATAGAGATTCATATTGAAAAATCATTTTTTAATGTTTTGTCTTCTTTTAAAGAATTCAAAAATTTAGATTTTCCTGTATTTTCTCATTATAAGGAATTAGCCTATAAAAATTTTGATTTAATGTTTACTTTTGGAGGAGATGGGACCATATTGTCTGCTATTACATTAATTAGAGATTCTGGTATTCCTATAGTTGGAGTCAATACGGGAAATTTAGGTTTTTTGGCAACTTTTAATAAAGATGTTTTTATAAAAAAAATAGATCAAATTTTTAATAGAAAATTTCATATTATGCCTAGAAGTTTATTATCGTTAGAAACTTCTGTAAAAAATTATCGGAAGTTTTTTAATTTTGCATTAAATGAAATTGTGATTCTTAGAAAAGAAACAGTTTCTATGATCACTATAGATGCTTATATAGATGATGAATTTTTAACTTCTTATTGGGCCGACGGATTGATTATTTCTACCCCAACTGGATCAACCGGGTATTCTTTAAGCTGTGGTGGGCCTATCATAAGTCCTGAAAATAAAAATTTCGTCTTGACACCTATATCTCCACATAACTTATTTTCACGTCCATTAATTATATCAGATCATAAAAAAATATATTTAAAAATACATAGTCGTGTAAAATCTTATTCTTTGTCTATGGATACTAGATTAATTTCTTTGAATCAGAAAAATGAATTATCCATTAAAAAAGCTCCTTTTTATATATATATTTTTCAAGAAGGAAAAAATACATATTATAAAACATTAAGAGAAAAACTTTTATGGGGAATGGATCAACGAAATTGA
- a CDS encoding alpha/beta fold hydrolase — translation MFDLIKKKEKKFPHIKKGKGHPLILLHGLMGGLSNFKAILDFFPKKGYQVIIPTLPLYKLPLFLTNIYNISKYVTQFLMEIGIQKATLIGNSLGGHIALIIAKKRLDLVHSMVLTGSSGLFEKAFGDAFPKRENYEYIRKKSQEVFYDPNIATKELVDEVFHIVNDKKKGIKILYIAKSAMKYNMSKDLSVIKQPICLIWGKQDNVTPPEVAKEFHRLLPHSELHWIDKCGHVPMMEHPKIFIEILEKWLSKFDFNHENFFCKI, via the coding sequence ATGTTTGATCTTATTAAAAAGAAAGAAAAAAAATTTCCTCATATAAAAAAAGGGAAAGGTCATCCTTTAATTTTGCTTCATGGGTTAATGGGAGGATTAAGTAATTTCAAAGCTATTTTAGATTTTTTTCCAAAAAAAGGTTATCAAGTTATCATTCCTACATTACCTCTTTACAAGCTTCCATTATTCTTGACTAATATCTATAACATATCTAAATATGTTACCCAATTTTTAATGGAAATAGGAATTCAAAAGGCTACTTTAATAGGAAATTCTCTCGGAGGACATATTGCTTTAATCATAGCAAAAAAAAGACTAGATTTAGTCCATTCTATGGTTTTGACAGGAAGTTCAGGATTATTTGAAAAAGCTTTCGGAGACGCTTTTCCTAAAAGAGAAAACTATGAATATATTCGGAAAAAATCACAAGAAGTATTTTATGATCCTAATATAGCTACAAAGGAATTAGTAGATGAAGTTTTTCATATTGTTAATGATAAAAAAAAAGGAATCAAAATTTTATATATTGCAAAAAGCGCTATGAAATATAATATGTCTAAAGATTTATCTGTTATTAAACAACCTATTTGTTTAATTTGGGGAAAACAAGATAATGTCACTCCCCCAGAAGTAGCAAAAGAATTTCATAGATTGTTACCTCATTCAGAATTACATTGGATAGACAAATGTGGCCATGTTCCAATGATGGAACATCCTAAAATATTTATAGAAATATTAGAAAAATGGCTTTCTAAATTTGATTTTAATCATGAAAATTTTTTCTGTAAAATTTAA